The following are from one region of the Actinoplanes sp. L3-i22 genome:
- the nusG gene encoding transcription termination/antitermination protein NusG, translating into MPEYDDETAQFADEQSSPITDESVEETDETAVAVQAPEADEDYDPVKELRQKLRYAPGDWYVVHSYAGYENKVKTNLETRITSLDMEDFIFQVEVPTREEVEVKNGKRNQVQAKVFPGYILVRMDLTPESYSCVRNTPGVTGFVGATDRVDRPAPLSLDEVLKWLAPAVQAEEKKSKPEIKVLDFEVGDSVTVTDGAFASLPASISEINADQQKLKVLVSIFGRETPVELNFNQVTKI; encoded by the coding sequence GTGCCTGAGTACGACGACGAGACCGCGCAGTTTGCTGACGAGCAGTCGTCGCCGATCACCGACGAGTCGGTCGAGGAGACCGACGAGACTGCGGTGGCGGTCCAGGCGCCCGAGGCCGACGAGGACTACGACCCGGTCAAGGAGCTGCGGCAGAAGCTGCGGTACGCGCCCGGCGACTGGTACGTGGTGCACTCCTACGCCGGTTACGAGAACAAGGTCAAGACCAACCTCGAGACCCGGATCACGAGCCTCGACATGGAGGATTTCATCTTCCAGGTCGAGGTGCCGACCCGCGAAGAGGTCGAGGTCAAGAACGGCAAGCGGAACCAGGTGCAGGCCAAGGTCTTCCCGGGCTACATCCTGGTCCGGATGGACCTGACCCCCGAGTCGTACTCGTGTGTGCGCAACACGCCCGGCGTGACCGGCTTCGTGGGCGCCACCGACCGGGTCGACCGGCCGGCCCCGCTCTCCCTCGACGAGGTGCTGAAGTGGCTGGCCCCGGCCGTCCAGGCCGAGGAGAAGAAGTCCAAGCCCGAGATCAAGGTGCTGGACTTCGAGGTGGGCGACTCGGTCACGGTCACCGACGGCGCGTTCGCGTCGCTGCCGGCGTCGATCAGTGAGATCAACGCGGACCAGCAGAAGCTGAAGGTCCTGGTGTCGATCTTCGGCCGGGAGACCCCGGTCGAGCTGAACTTCAACCAGGTCACCAAGATCTGA
- a CDS encoding MaoC family dehydratase, with the protein MSETFEPQTFRVTRADLVRYAGASGDFNPIHWSERFAVEVGLPGVIAHGMFTMALVGRAATAWAGAGDAVKEFSVRFSRPVPVPDTDEGTEVVVTATVKEVTEDGDTRLALTATCNGDKVLSLAQALVGKR; encoded by the coding sequence ATGAGCGAGACTTTCGAGCCGCAGACGTTCCGGGTCACCCGGGCGGATCTGGTCCGCTACGCGGGCGCCTCGGGCGACTTCAACCCGATCCACTGGAGCGAGCGGTTCGCCGTCGAGGTCGGCCTGCCCGGGGTGATCGCCCACGGCATGTTCACGATGGCCCTGGTCGGCCGCGCGGCGACGGCGTGGGCCGGCGCCGGTGACGCGGTGAAGGAGTTCAGTGTGCGGTTCAGCCGGCCGGTGCCGGTGCCGGACACCGACGAGGGTACGGAGGTCGTGGTCACGGCCACGGTCAAGGAGGTCACCGAGGACGGGGACACCCGCCTCGCCCTGACTGCCACATGCAACGGAGACAAGGTACTGTCTCTGGCACAGGCGCTTGTCGGTAAGCGGTAG
- the secE gene encoding preprotein translocase subunit SecE, giving the protein MADKDRPGDDVPGDDELLADSVDGDDAAEATDAPVSRGGGTAVAERTKDDDTPKAKKERKRTGIFGRIGGFFREVISELRKVIWPTRKELLTYTGVVIAFVTVMTAIVAVLDYGFGKGILYALGGK; this is encoded by the coding sequence GTGGCCGATAAGGACCGGCCCGGTGACGACGTCCCGGGCGACGACGAGCTCCTCGCTGACTCCGTCGACGGTGATGACGCCGCTGAGGCCACTGACGCACCGGTGAGCCGTGGTGGCGGCACAGCGGTCGCTGAGCGCACGAAGGACGACGACACCCCGAAGGCCAAGAAGGAGCGCAAGCGCACCGGTATCTTCGGTCGAATCGGCGGATTCTTCCGTGAGGTCATCAGCGAGCTGCGGAAGGTCATCTGGCCGACGCGCAAGGAGCTGCTGACCTACACCGGCGTCGTGATCGCGTTCGTCACGGTGATGACGGCGATCGTGGCGGTGCTGGACTACGGGTTCGGTAAGGGCATCCTCTACGCGCTGGGCGGCAAGTAG
- the rplA gene encoding 50S ribosomal protein L1: MAQRSKIYRAAAEKIDADKLYEPKDAVALTKETASKKFDPTVEVAMRLGVDPRKADQMVRGTVNLPHGTGKTARVIVFAQGAKAEEAVAAGADEVGTDELVARIQGGWLDFDAAIATPDQMAKIGRIARILGPRGLMPNPKTGTVTMDVTKAINEIKGGKITFRVDKHSNLHLIIGKASFTAEQLVDNYAAVLDEVLRSKPSAAKGKYLKKVTFSTTTGPGVPVDPNAVKNLRGEVQA; this comes from the coding sequence ATGGCACAGCGCAGCAAGATCTACCGGGCCGCGGCCGAGAAGATCGACGCCGACAAGCTCTACGAGCCGAAGGACGCGGTCGCCCTCACCAAGGAGACCGCCTCCAAGAAGTTCGACCCCACCGTCGAGGTCGCGATGCGCCTCGGTGTGGACCCGCGTAAGGCGGACCAGATGGTCCGCGGCACGGTCAACCTGCCGCACGGCACCGGTAAGACCGCCCGCGTCATCGTCTTCGCCCAGGGCGCGAAGGCCGAGGAGGCCGTCGCGGCCGGCGCCGACGAGGTCGGCACCGACGAGCTCGTCGCCCGGATCCAGGGTGGCTGGCTGGACTTCGACGCCGCGATCGCGACGCCGGACCAGATGGCCAAGATCGGCCGGATCGCCCGCATCCTCGGCCCGCGTGGCCTGATGCCGAACCCGAAGACCGGCACCGTCACCATGGACGTGACGAAGGCCATCAACGAGATCAAGGGCGGCAAGATCACCTTCCGGGTGGACAAGCACTCGAACCTGCACCTGATCATCGGCAAGGCGTCCTTCACCGCCGAGCAGCTGGTGGACAACTACGCCGCGGTCCTCGACGAGGTCCTGCGGTCCAAGCCGTCCGCCGCCAAGGGCAAGTACCTGAAGAAGGTCACCTTCAGCACCACGACGGGCCCGGGCGTCCCGGTCGACCCGAACGCGGTCAAGAACCTGCGCGGCGAGGTCCAGGCCTGA
- the rpmG gene encoding 50S ribosomal protein L33 produces the protein MAKATDVRPKITLACTECKDRNYITKKNRRNDPDRIEFKKFCPRDGKHTLHRETR, from the coding sequence GTGGCCAAGGCGACCGACGTCCGTCCGAAGATCACCCTGGCGTGCACGGAGTGCAAGGACCGGAACTACATCACCAAGAAGAACCGGCGCAACGATCCCGACCGCATCGAGTTCAAGAAGTTCTGCCCTCGGGACGGCAAGCACACCCTGCACCGCGAGACCCGCTGA
- a CDS encoding ATP-binding cassette domain-containing protein, whose product MLLDGVWFRYTRRAAWALRGADASVTPGQTVVVLGPNGAGKSTLLQLAAGVLRPSRGAVRDRPSVVGWVPERFPADQPFTAAGYLRAMAALRRVPPAAADRWIERLGLAGHAGTALTALSKGTAQKVGLAQALLARPGLLVLDEPWEGLDAQARTLVPEIVAEVTAAGGAVLVSDHRGEITGLPGAVHWAVAGGELRVDAPPPARFAADDADEVVVEIAVRRAEADEAVVRLRDAGHRVLGVREKQISAVRDEPGAAR is encoded by the coding sequence ATGCTTCTGGACGGGGTCTGGTTCCGGTACACCCGGCGTGCCGCCTGGGCGCTGCGCGGCGCCGACGCGAGCGTGACCCCCGGGCAGACCGTGGTGGTGCTCGGCCCGAACGGCGCCGGCAAGTCCACCCTGCTGCAGCTGGCGGCCGGCGTGCTGCGCCCGTCCCGCGGCGCGGTCCGGGACCGGCCTTCGGTGGTCGGCTGGGTCCCCGAGCGCTTCCCGGCCGATCAGCCGTTCACCGCGGCCGGCTACCTGCGCGCGATGGCCGCCCTGCGCCGGGTCCCGCCCGCCGCCGCGGACCGCTGGATCGAGCGGCTCGGGCTGGCCGGGCACGCCGGGACGGCGCTCACCGCGCTCTCCAAGGGCACCGCGCAGAAGGTCGGCCTGGCCCAGGCCCTGCTCGCCCGGCCCGGCCTGCTCGTCCTCGACGAGCCCTGGGAGGGCCTCGACGCCCAGGCCCGCACGCTGGTCCCGGAGATCGTCGCGGAGGTCACCGCGGCCGGGGGCGCGGTGCTGGTCAGCGACCATCGCGGCGAGATCACCGGCCTGCCCGGCGCGGTCCACTGGGCGGTGGCCGGCGGGGAGCTGCGGGTGGACGCGCCGCCGCCGGCCCGCTTCGCGGCCGACGACGCCGACGAGGTGGTGGTCGAGATCGCGGTGCGCCGCGCGGAGGCCGACGAGGCGGTGGTCCGGCTCCGCGACGCCGGTCACCGTGTGCTCGGGGTCCGGGAGAAACAGATTTCCGCCGTACGGGACGAGCCGGGCGCCGCCCGATGA
- the rplL gene encoding 50S ribosomal protein L7/L12 — protein MAKISTEDLLDAFKEMTLIELSEFVKTFEDVFDVKAAAPVAAAAAAAPAAEAAVEQDSFDVVLEGDGGKKIQVIKVVRELTGLGLKEAKDAVEAAPKAILEGVAKDKAEAAKAKLEAEGAKVTLK, from the coding sequence ATGGCGAAGATCAGCACCGAAGACCTGCTCGACGCTTTCAAGGAAATGACCCTGATCGAGCTCTCCGAGTTCGTGAAGACCTTCGAAGACGTCTTCGACGTCAAGGCCGCCGCGCCGGTTGCGGCCGCTGCCGCTGCCGCGCCGGCCGCCGAGGCTGCCGTGGAGCAGGACTCCTTCGACGTTGTCCTCGAGGGCGACGGTGGCAAGAAGATCCAGGTCATCAAGGTCGTGCGTGAGCTGACCGGCCTGGGCCTCAAGGAGGCCAAGGACGCCGTCGAGGCCGCCCCGAAGGCGATCCTCGAGGGTGTTGCCAAGGACAAGGCCGAGGCTGCCAAGGCCAAGCTCGAGGCCGAGGGCGCCAAGGTCACCCTCAAGTGA
- a CDS encoding bifunctional diguanylate cyclase/phosphodiesterase, which yields MPGRPQPRQGSADYAWLITGPMVLFSSACLAYFWVTDPSWYQQWLGGLLILGLYYLTQRATFNIVVRRSSFEFSMTELAVVLGLFYLPHAMMILAVTGGMLFTQLWTGLTPVKLWFNVAKAAASASASLLVIAAFPPLHDADPGTWGILCAAIAVNQLVSLVTLAGVMSVVNGLRAGQDVFRASWSGLAIAATNAAAGLLFLVALEASRWSALLLIVLVAALILVFRSYADFFRQHRTLADVYELTQAVQREKTDNALPDVLLGRVRALMRAEFATLWLAPQGRYPEVLLSAHVENRGLLDLSPVPVTVRERVLEQHRPVAVGPKFEANEDLAAQLRAAKVKDVVIIPLRSGQATVGTLEVANRLGDNRYFRDGDVQVLETVAAHVAVAVENSRLVDRLRYDAYHDRLTAMPNRRRMLDALAESVQVQVEDEVVAVLLFDVDGQRNVNESMGHAAGDKLLAEVAERLRGIAGPGALVGRVGGDEFMVTLRTEGIEATIDLATQMRERLRGPMTVGSLTLDVDTAVGVSVYPDHGSDPETLLQRAELAANAAKVLPYGVQPFHPALESRAVRRLGIAADLRRAIDNDQLDVYFQPKVTLTDRHVLGVECLARWVHPTHGEVAPEDFVAVAEHTGQLARLTEVVLTAGLRHCRAWADADRPLSIAVNLSARTLLDSRFPDLVQALLEEHGVDPGQVTFEISEPGMLNDIERVLPTLYRLRDLGVRLSVDDFGTGASSLGYLRQWPVHEVKIDDTFVQGMATDSGDLAIVRAIVSLAREFGLTVVAEGVESELTLDLLGEMGCEIGQGYLFSRPLPFERLEAWLSAQTEPESTPTGEVRRLRAVI from the coding sequence ATGCCCGGCCGTCCGCAACCGCGTCAAGGCTCGGCAGATTATGCGTGGCTCATCACGGGCCCCATGGTGCTGTTCTCGTCAGCTTGTCTGGCCTACTTCTGGGTAACTGATCCGTCCTGGTATCAGCAGTGGCTGGGCGGCCTGCTCATTCTCGGCCTCTATTACCTGACCCAGCGCGCCACGTTCAACATCGTCGTCCGGCGCAGCTCGTTCGAATTCAGCATGACCGAGCTGGCCGTGGTGCTCGGCCTGTTCTATCTGCCGCACGCGATGATGATCCTCGCGGTCACCGGCGGCATGCTGTTCACCCAGCTGTGGACCGGTCTCACCCCGGTCAAGCTCTGGTTCAACGTCGCCAAGGCGGCGGCCAGCGCCTCCGCCTCGCTTCTGGTGATCGCGGCTTTCCCGCCGTTGCACGACGCGGATCCCGGCACCTGGGGCATCCTCTGCGCGGCGATCGCGGTGAACCAGCTGGTTTCGCTGGTGACCCTGGCCGGTGTGATGAGCGTGGTCAACGGTCTCCGCGCCGGTCAGGACGTGTTCCGGGCCAGCTGGTCGGGCCTGGCCATCGCGGCCACGAACGCGGCGGCCGGCCTGCTCTTCCTGGTCGCTCTGGAGGCCAGCCGGTGGTCGGCGCTGCTCCTGATCGTCCTGGTCGCCGCGCTCATCCTGGTGTTCCGTTCGTACGCCGACTTCTTCCGGCAGCACCGCACCCTCGCCGACGTGTACGAGCTGACCCAGGCGGTCCAGCGGGAGAAGACCGACAACGCGCTGCCGGACGTGCTGCTCGGCCGGGTGCGGGCGCTGATGCGCGCGGAATTCGCGACGCTCTGGCTGGCTCCGCAGGGCCGATACCCCGAGGTGCTGCTGAGCGCCCATGTCGAGAACCGGGGTCTGCTCGATCTGTCCCCGGTGCCGGTCACGGTCCGTGAGCGAGTGCTCGAGCAACATCGCCCGGTGGCGGTCGGCCCGAAGTTCGAGGCCAACGAGGATCTCGCCGCCCAGCTGCGGGCCGCGAAGGTGAAAGACGTCGTGATCATCCCACTGCGCTCGGGGCAGGCCACCGTCGGCACGCTCGAGGTGGCCAACCGGCTCGGCGACAACCGCTACTTCCGCGACGGCGACGTGCAGGTCCTGGAGACGGTGGCGGCACATGTCGCGGTCGCCGTGGAGAACTCGCGGCTCGTCGACCGGCTGCGCTACGACGCGTATCACGACCGCCTGACGGCCATGCCGAACCGCCGCCGGATGCTCGACGCGCTCGCCGAGTCGGTGCAGGTGCAGGTCGAGGACGAGGTCGTCGCGGTGCTGCTCTTCGACGTCGACGGCCAGCGCAACGTCAACGAGTCGATGGGCCACGCCGCCGGCGACAAGCTGCTCGCCGAGGTCGCCGAGCGCCTGCGCGGCATCGCCGGCCCGGGCGCGCTGGTCGGCCGGGTCGGTGGCGACGAGTTCATGGTCACGCTGCGGACCGAGGGCATCGAGGCGACGATCGACCTGGCCACCCAGATGCGGGAGCGGCTGCGCGGCCCGATGACGGTCGGCTCGCTCACCCTGGACGTGGACACCGCGGTCGGCGTCTCGGTCTACCCGGATCACGGCAGCGACCCGGAGACCCTGCTGCAGCGGGCCGAGCTCGCCGCCAACGCCGCCAAGGTCCTGCCGTACGGCGTGCAGCCGTTCCACCCCGCGCTGGAGTCCCGCGCGGTCCGCCGGCTGGGCATCGCCGCTGATCTTCGCCGGGCGATCGACAACGACCAGCTGGACGTCTACTTCCAGCCCAAGGTGACGCTCACCGACCGGCACGTGCTCGGCGTCGAGTGCCTGGCCCGCTGGGTGCACCCGACCCACGGCGAGGTCGCCCCGGAGGACTTCGTGGCGGTGGCCGAGCACACCGGCCAGTTGGCCCGGCTCACCGAGGTGGTGCTCACCGCCGGCCTGCGGCACTGCCGCGCCTGGGCGGACGCGGACCGCCCGCTCTCGATCGCGGTCAACCTCTCCGCCCGCACGTTGCTCGACTCCCGCTTCCCGGACCTGGTCCAGGCGCTGCTGGAGGAGCACGGGGTGGACCCCGGCCAGGTCACCTTCGAGATCTCCGAGCCGGGCATGCTCAACGACATCGAGCGGGTCCTGCCGACCCTCTACCGGCTGCGTGATCTCGGGGTCCGGCTGAGCGTCGACGACTTCGGCACCGGCGCCTCCTCGCTGGGCTACCTGCGGCAGTGGCCGGTGCACGAGGTGAAGATCGACGACACGTTCGTCCAGGGGATGGCGACCGACTCGGGTGACCTGGCGATCGTCCGGGCGATCGTCAGCCTGGCCCGCGAGTTCGGCCTCACCGTCGTCGCCGAGGGCGTGGAGAGCGAGCTCACCCTCGACCTGCTGGGCGAGATGGGCTGCGAGATCGGTCAGGGTTACCTGTTCAGCCGCCCTTTGCCGTTCGAGCGGCTGGAGGCCTGGCTGAGCGCTCAGACCGAGCCGGAATCCACTCCCACCGGTGAGGTCAGAAGGCTCCGAGCCGTGATCTGA
- the rplJ gene encoding 50S ribosomal protein L10: MADKPVRADKATAVAELADNFRDSAATVLTEYRGLTVKQLTELRRALGQQAKYSVAKNTLAKRAAGNAGIEGLDALFTGPTALAFVGGDVVDAAKALRAFAKANPVLVIKGGVFEGKAISAEDVNKLADLESREVLLAKLAGAMKGNLSKAAATFQAPLSQAVRLVDALRDKREKEGSAEAA, translated from the coding sequence ATGGCGGACAAGCCGGTCCGGGCCGACAAGGCCACGGCCGTCGCAGAGCTGGCGGACAACTTCCGTGACTCCGCGGCCACCGTGTTGACCGAATACCGGGGCCTCACCGTCAAGCAGCTCACCGAGCTGCGACGGGCGCTGGGCCAGCAGGCCAAGTACTCCGTTGCCAAGAACACGCTGGCGAAGCGTGCGGCTGGCAACGCGGGCATCGAGGGCCTCGACGCGCTGTTCACCGGTCCTACCGCGCTCGCCTTCGTGGGCGGTGACGTGGTTGACGCGGCCAAGGCGCTTCGTGCCTTCGCCAAGGCCAACCCCGTCCTGGTCATCAAGGGCGGTGTCTTCGAGGGCAAGGCCATCTCGGCCGAGGACGTCAACAAGCTTGCCGACCTCGAGTCCCGTGAGGTGCTGCTGGCCAAGCTGGCCGGCGCCATGAAGGGCAACCTGAGCAAGGCCGCGGCCACGTTCCAGGCTCCGCTCTCCCAGGCCGTGCGCCTGGTGGACGCCCTGCGTGACAAGCGTGAGAAGGAAGGTTCCGCCGAGGCCGCCTGA
- a CDS encoding MaoC family dehydratase N-terminal domain-containing protein, with translation MPLDQTFAGRSWPPTETYLVGREKIREFARAIGATEAEYHDPEAARALGYPDVVAPPTFPVTITMAASRQVVNDPALGLDYSRVVHGDQRFKYDRPLVAGDAVVCVNTVDEITTRGGHWFITIRTDVRTEAGEPVVTAWSKLVQRGEETAA, from the coding sequence ATGCCCCTGGATCAGACGTTTGCCGGCCGTTCCTGGCCGCCCACCGAGACCTATCTCGTCGGCCGGGAGAAGATTCGTGAGTTCGCCCGCGCGATCGGCGCCACCGAGGCGGAGTATCACGACCCCGAGGCGGCCCGCGCCCTCGGCTATCCCGATGTGGTGGCCCCGCCCACCTTCCCGGTGACCATCACGATGGCCGCCAGTCGCCAGGTGGTGAACGATCCCGCCCTCGGCCTGGACTACTCCCGGGTGGTGCACGGCGACCAGCGGTTCAAGTACGACCGGCCGCTGGTGGCCGGCGACGCGGTGGTCTGTGTGAACACGGTGGACGAGATCACCACGCGGGGCGGCCACTGGTTCATCACGATCCGGACCGACGTGCGTACCGAGGCCGGCGAGCCGGTCGTCACGGCGTGGTCGAAGCTGGTCCAGCGCGGCGAGGAGACAGCGGCATGA